A window of the Cystobacter fuscus genome harbors these coding sequences:
- a CDS encoding NUDIX hydrolase — protein sequence MHPLFDALENQLSTRPPQALRMPGLVLREAAVLVPLLLRDGVPQVLFTKRPTTLRHHAGQYSFPGGSRDAVDPTPLQTALRETREELGIDVTGVRVLGALDEVPTLGGSGFRIQPFVGVLPHGLEYKPNPAEVEFIVEVPLAHLMDPTAHRVEPHFSRGVAYEVDFYTYESHVIWGATGRILRHLLGLTRALSPP from the coding sequence GTGCACCCTCTCTTCGACGCGCTCGAGAATCAGCTGTCCACCCGGCCGCCCCAGGCGTTGCGCATGCCGGGGCTCGTGCTGCGCGAGGCGGCGGTGTTGGTGCCCCTGCTCCTGCGCGACGGGGTGCCCCAGGTGCTCTTCACCAAGCGGCCCACCACGCTGCGCCACCACGCCGGCCAGTACTCCTTCCCCGGCGGCTCGCGCGACGCCGTGGACCCCACGCCCCTGCAGACCGCGCTGCGCGAGACGCGCGAGGAACTCGGCATCGACGTGACGGGAGTGCGCGTGCTCGGTGCCCTGGACGAAGTGCCCACCCTGGGCGGCTCGGGCTTCCGCATCCAACCCTTCGTGGGCGTGCTTCCCCATGGCCTGGAGTACAAGCCCAACCCCGCGGAAGTGGAGTTCATCGTCGAGGTGCCCCTGGCGCACCTGATGGATCCCACCGCCCACCGCGTCGAGCCCCACTTCTCACGGGGCGTGGCGTACGAGGTGGATTTCTACACCTACGAGAGCCACGTCATCTGGGGCGCCACCGGCCGCATCCTGCGTCATCTGTTGGGCCTCACCCGCGCGTTGTCCCCGCCTTGA
- a CDS encoding response regulator, whose product MARILIVDDEVHVVGALRRLLRREGFSIEVALGGEEAIEKLATFPADVVISDFRMRGMNGLELLGQVLRIAPSAVRVLISGHADLSSGGPEAGVISHFISKPWDDDRLIADVRALLGAQRSAS is encoded by the coding sequence ATGGCCAGGATTCTCATCGTCGATGACGAAGTTCATGTGGTGGGCGCCCTCCGCAGACTGCTGCGGCGCGAGGGCTTCTCCATCGAGGTCGCGCTCGGGGGCGAGGAGGCCATCGAGAAGCTGGCCACGTTTCCCGCGGACGTCGTCATCTCCGACTTCCGCATGCGGGGGATGAACGGCCTGGAACTGCTCGGCCAGGTGTTGCGGATCGCGCCTTCGGCCGTGCGGGTGCTCATCTCCGGCCATGCGGACCTGTCTTCCGGTGGACCCGAGGCCGGTGTCATCTCCCACTTCATCAGCAAGCCGTGGGATGATGACCGCCTCATCGCCGATGTCCGGGCACTGCTGGGCGCGCAGCGCTCGGCCTCCTGA
- a CDS encoding undecaprenyl-diphosphate phosphatase, with product MSLFQAIVLGLVQGLTEFLPISSTAHLRIVPELFGWADPGAAYSAVIQLGTVAAVLIYFRKDLVTLGRAFFQGLVRRQPMATTDSRLAWFVLVGTLPIGVCGLLFKKSIETSLRSLYVISASLILLALILFVVERLASHQRTLEQMTWRDGIIVGLWQALALIPGSSRSGTTITGALSLGLRREDAARYSFLLSIPATSLAGLFELKHLLEATERPSTLALVVGTLVAFGSGWAAIAWLLSYLRRRSTLVFIVYRVALGCLLLVLLQRGVLHPQSGLENTDTPKKPLMVPVEKQLTE from the coding sequence CCATCGTTCTCGGACTGGTCCAGGGGTTGACCGAGTTCCTGCCCATCAGCTCCACCGCGCACCTGCGCATCGTTCCGGAGCTGTTCGGCTGGGCCGATCCGGGCGCGGCGTACTCGGCCGTCATCCAACTGGGCACCGTGGCGGCCGTGCTCATCTACTTCCGCAAGGATCTGGTCACGCTCGGCCGGGCCTTCTTCCAGGGGCTCGTGCGGCGCCAGCCCATGGCCACCACCGACTCGCGCCTCGCGTGGTTCGTGCTCGTGGGCACGCTGCCCATCGGCGTGTGCGGCCTGCTCTTCAAGAAGAGCATCGAGACGTCGCTGCGCTCGCTCTACGTCATCTCGGCGAGCCTCATCCTGCTCGCCCTCATCCTCTTCGTCGTGGAGCGCCTGGCCTCGCACCAGCGCACCCTGGAGCAGATGACCTGGCGCGACGGCATCATCGTGGGGCTGTGGCAGGCGCTCGCCCTCATTCCGGGCTCCTCGCGCTCGGGCACCACCATCACCGGGGCCCTGTCCCTGGGGCTGCGGCGCGAGGACGCGGCGCGCTACTCCTTCCTCCTGTCCATTCCCGCCACCTCGCTCGCGGGTCTCTTCGAACTCAAGCACCTGCTGGAGGCCACCGAGCGTCCCTCGACGCTGGCGCTGGTGGTGGGCACGCTGGTGGCCTTCGGCTCGGGATGGGCCGCCATCGCGTGGCTGTTGAGCTACCTGCGCCGACGCTCCACGCTCGTCTTCATCGTCTACCGCGTGGCGCTCGGCTGCCTGCTGCTCGTGCTGTTGCAGCGGGGCGTGCTGCACCCCCAGTCCGGGTTGGAGAACACGGACACCCCGAAGAAGCCCCTCATGGTCCCCGTGGAGAAGCAACTGACGGAGTAG